DNA sequence from the Streptomyces sp. MST-110588 genome:
CCCGCTGACGGGCGCCCGTCAGCCCTGCCGGCGCGGGCGCCTCACCTGCGGGAGAAGATCCCCACCGCGTTGGGCACCGGCCGCTCGGCGCCGTCCGAGGGATGGTTGCGCACGGTCGACCCCGGGCTGCCCGGCTCCCGGGTGACCAGGGTGGAGGATCCGCCGCCGTCCAGGTTGAGTGCGTCCTCGGCCCCCAGCCGGTCCATCAGCTCGGCCAGTTCACGTACCGTCATCCCGGCGTTTCCCGCCGCGCCGTCCAGCGCGAGCAGATACAGCACATGACCGCCCTCCCCGATGCCCGCGGAGGTCCGGACGGCCGCGGTGACGGTGTCCAGGCCCGCCAGCGGCTCCTGGTTCCGTACGATCGGGAAGCCGCCGACCGCGAAGCGCAGCGGCACCGCCCGCCGGGAGACCAGCCGGTAGCCGACCCCCACCGGGTCGCCGGGGCTCAGCTTGCGCAACTGCCGGGCACCCTCCTCCCGCCCCACCAGGACCACCGTCCCCTTGGCCACCCCGCCCCGGCCGGGCACCCGGGCGACGCCCACCACCTTGCCCCGGCGCACCGTGACCTCGTACGTCTCCTGGCTGCAGGGCGCGGCCCGGTCGGTGTCCGTCCCGCAGGTCGCCCGGACGCGCGAGGTGGGGCCCCACAGCGGCGTGTACGCGCCGATGCCGTTCACCGGCAGCGCGTACTGGTTCAGGCCGCGCAGCGGCAGCGTGCCGTCGGGGGTCCGGGCGGTGCCCCTGAGGGACAGCCGGTCCAGCCGCGCACGGCGGTCGTAGCCGACGCCCAGTACGTCCTCGGTGGTGGTCGTGGGCGGCAGCGCCGGACCGAAGCGCTGGCCGTCGGGCACCGCGGCCTTCAGGGTCCGGCCCGAGGCGATCGCGGGGCCGACGGGGGCGCCGGTGGCCTCCACCCCGGGGTGCTGGACCTCGGTGATGTTGAAGAAGTCCCCGTTGACGGCGCCCACCGCGCCCCGCCCGTCCGCCAGCCGGGAGACCGGGGCACGGGCCCCGACCGCGCCCGGATACAGCAGGTCCGCCGAGACGCCGGGCTCGGCCAGATCGACCGTCAGCAGATGCGCGCGGGCCACGCCGCGCGAGACCGGGACCCGTACGTCGCGGTACTCCACCCCGGGTGCGAGGGGCGCGGCCCTCCCCAGGGCCGGGGCCTTGCCGGTGGCGGTCGCCGTGGTGTGCGCGGTCGCGGTGGCCGGTGGTCCGGCGGCCACCGCGCCGCCGGCCAGTACCGACCACGCCGCCAGCACCGTCGCCGTCGCGCGCATACGACCGAATCGTTTCTTCACGATCCCCCCAGACGTCACGCCAACTGTCCCACGGGCACGAGAAACCCACTATGACCCGGAGATGCCATGAATCCGTACACCCGACGCACGGCCGTCGTGTCGCTGACCGCCGCACTGGCCGCAGGGCTCACCACGTCCGCCGCCGCCCGGTCCCGGTCCGCGGGCCGGGGAGCCGCTCCCGCCGGCCCGGCTCCCCGTGATGCCCGGCAGGCGTACGGGCCTGCGGTGGCGCCCGCCCCGCTGGAGCGCGCCCACGCCCACAACGACTACGCACACCGCCGCCCGCTCCTGGACGCGCTCTCCCACGGCTTCGGCAGCGTCGAGGCGGACATCTGGCTGGTCGAGGGCCGGCTCCTGGTCGGCCACGAGGAATCCGACCTCGACCGTGACCGGACGCTGGAATCCCTCTACCTCGACCCGCTGCGCATGCGCGTGCGTGCCAACGGCGGGCAGGTCTACGCCGGCCATCCGCTCCCGCTCCAGTTGCTGATCGACATCAAGAACTCCGGTGCGTCCGCCTACCGCGAGCTCGCCCGCCGACTGCTGCCCTACCGGGAGATGCTCAGCGTCAGCGACCACGGCCGGGTCCGTACGGGTGCGGTCACCGCCGTCGTCTCCGGCGACCGCGCCGCCCGGCCGCCCCTGGAGGCCGAGCAGGTCCGCCACGCCTTTTACGACGGTCGGCTCGGCGACCTGGGAACCCCGGCCCCCGCCTCCCTGATACCGCTGGTCTCCGGCAGTTGGGAGGAGAGCTTTACCTGGCGCGGCCACGGGCCGATGCCGGCCGGCGAGCGGGCCGCGCTGCGGCGCATCGTGGCCGCCGCGCACGCCGAGCACCGTCGGGTCCGTTTCTGGGCGACGCCGGACCGGCCGGGGGCCGCCCGCGAGGCGGTGTGGCGCGAACTGCTCGCCGCCGGGGTGGACCACCTCAATACGGACGACCTGGCCGGCCTCGAACGCTTTCTGCGGGCCGCCGGCTGACCTCCGGCCCTGCCGTCGCCGCCGCGGACCCGGTCCGGCGGTGACGGTGAGGCGAGGTCAGGGCGCCGCGGCGACCAGCTTCATGTAGTACGCCCAGTCCCAGTAGTCACCGGGATCGGTGTGGTCGGTCCCGGGGACCTCGGCATGGCCGATGATGTGCCGGCGGTCCTTGGGAATGCCGTAGCGGTCGCAGACGGCGGCGGTCAGCCGGGCCGACTGCCGGTAGAGCGCCTCGGTGAACCAGGCGGGATCGTCCACCCACCCTTCGTGCTCGATGCCCACGCTGCGGGTGTTGCGGTCCCAGTTCCCGGCGTGCCAGGCGATGTCCTGCTCCCGTACGCACTGGCCGATGTAGCCGTCCCTGGACCGTAGGACGTAGTGCGCGGAGACCTTCTTGGCGGGGTTCTGGAAGATCCTTACGGTGTCGGCGTAGGTCTCCTGTGTCACATGCAGCACGACCAGTTGGACGGGGTAGCCCGCCGGGCGGTCGGCGGCGGTGTAGTTGGCCGGGCTGGCGGGCGTCCAGTGGACCGGGGGATAGGCGGCGTGTGCGGATGCGTGGGCACCGGTCGCGCCGAGGGGGGTCAGGGCGGTGGCCGTCGCGGCGGCGCCCGTGAGCAGAGCGCGCCGGGAAGGGAGGGATCTCGCGGGCGTCATGGGGGGCGTTGGGTGCTCCATGCCGATCTCCTGCCGTGGACCGAGGGGTGGGGCCCAGAGGGGGGCCGAGGGGGTGGGCCGAGGGTGGCCATGGGTGGGCGAGCGAGCGCGAGCCCGGTAGCGGGCGACGCGTACATGCCATGTATGGCGTCGCGTTCATGATGGGTAACCCGATGCCCCCTGCCAAGGGCATGGGCCGCCTGTCATTGGTCCGGCCAAAGACGCCCGGTCACGGTGACGGCTGCCGCCGTCCCGCCCCCGCTCGCTCGGCGGGGAGGGGACAGCGGCAGTGCGAGACGGGGTGGGAAGGCGCGCGGCGCACAAGGCGGCGCGGAGGTGCCGCCCGTCAGTGGCCGATCTCCACGTCCTCCAAGATGCCCAGCGCGTCGGGGACCAGCACCGCCGCCGAATAGTAGGCGCTGACCAGGTAGTTGATGACGGCCTGTTCGTTGATGCCCATGAAGCGGACGGACAGGCCGGGCCGGTACTCGTCCGGGATGCCCGTCTGGTGCAGGCCGACCACGCCCTGGTTCTCCTCCCCGACGCGCAGCGCCAGCACCGAACTGGTCTGGTCGGGGTTGACCGGGATCTTGTTGCAGGGCAGCAGCGGGATGCCGCGCCAGGCCCGTACGGCCGTACCGCCGATCTCCGTCCCCGTCGGGTAGATGCCGCGGGCGTTCCACTCCCGGCCGATGGCGGCGATGGTGCGGGGATGGGCCAGCAGGAACTGGGTCTTGCGGCGCCGCGAGATCAGCTCGTCGAGGTCGTCGGGGGTGGGCGGCCCGCTGCGGGTGTGGATCCGCTGTCGCAGGTCGGCGTTGTGCAGCAGTCCGAACTCGCGGTTGTTGATCATCTCGTGTTCCTGGCGCTCGCGCAGCGCCTCGATGGTCAGCCGCAACTGCTGGTCGAGCTGGTTCATCGGGTCGTTGTAGAGATCCGCGACCCGGGTGTGGATCTTCAGCACGGTCTGGGCGACGCTCAGTTCGTACTCGCGCGGCGCGAGGTCGTAGTCGACGAAGGTGCCGGGCAGCGCGGGCTCGCCGATGTGGCCGGAGACCACGTCGATGGCCGCCTCGCCGTGTTTGTTCTGCGGGGGATACGCGCCGTACGGTAGCCCTCGATGTGGTCGCGCAGGGCCGGCGAACGGCCCGCGACCTCCTGGTAGTCGGCGTGGGACAGGGACAGGACCGTCACCCGGGTGACGGCCTTGACGGAGTGCGTCCAGATCCCGTCCGGCGTCAGCATCGACGTCTCGCCGAGGTGGTCACCGTCGGCCAGCACCCCCAGAACCGTTTCGTCGCCGTACTTGCCCAAGCCGATCCGGTCCAGCTTGCCGTGCGCGATCAGGATGACCCGGTCGGCCGGCTGTCCCCTCTCGACGAGCACGTCGCCCGGCGCGTACTCCTGCTGGACGAAGCGGCCGGCCAGCGCCTCCAGCGTCGCGGTGTCCTCGAAGGAGCGCAGCGGCGCCATCTCTCGCAACTCGGCCGGGATGACCCGTACCTCGGCTCCCGTGGAGGTGAACTCCACCCTGCCGTCACCGAGGGTGTGGGTCAGACGCCGGTTGACGCGGTACGTACCGCCGGAGACCTCCACCCAGGGCAGCACACGCAGCAGCCAGCGGGAGGAGATGCCCTGCATCTGCGGTGCGGTCTTGGTGGTGGTCGCCAGATTGCGGGCCGCCGCCGTGCCGAGGGACGAGGGGTCGTGTACGTCAACCGGTGCGCCGGAGGCGGACGTCGGGTCCACGGGCGTGGTCATGGAAATCCTCACCTGTTCCTGTCGTTCCTGTACGCGTCGGAGCGGGGCGGGGGTACTCCGGCGTCACCGCAACGTTTCGCCACCCGCTACCCGGTGCCATGACCGGCCGTCATCGGCAGTGGCCATGAACGGACGTCAGTAGCCGATTTCCACGTCCTCCAGAATCCCCAGCGCGTCGGGCACGAGCACGGCGGCGGAGTAATAGGCGCTGACGAGGTAGTTGAGGATCGCCTGATCATTGACGCCCATGAAACGGACCGAGAGCCCCGGCTCGTACTCATCGGGAATACCGGTCTGGTGCAGACCGACCACGCCCCGGTTCTCCTCGCCGGTACGCAGCAGCAGGACGGAACTCGTACGCTCCTCGGTGACCGGGATCTTGTTGCACGGGAAGATGGGCACCCCGCGCCAGGACGGCAGGGAGTGCCCCATGAAGTCCACGGCCGTGGGATAGAGACCGCGGGCACTGCACTCACGGCCGAACGCGGCGATCACCTTGGGGTGGGCCAGCAGGAAGCCCGGGTCCTTCCAGACCGTCGCGAGCAACTCGTCCATGTCGTCCGGGGTCGGCGGTCCGCTGCGGGTACGCACGCGCTGCCGCAGGTCGGCGGCGTGCAGCAGTCCGAACTCGCGGTTGTTGACCATCTCGTGCTCCTGGCGGTCGCGCAGCGCCTCGATGGTCAGCCGCAACTGCTGCTCGACCTGGTTCATCGGGTCGTTGTAGAGGTCACCGACCCGGGTGTGGGTCCGCAGCACGGTCTGGGCGACGCTCAGTTCGTACTCGCGCGGTGCGAGGTCGTAGTCGACGAAGGTGCTGGGCAGCGCCGGCTCGCCGCTGTGACCGGCGGCCAGGGAGATGGCCGCCTCACCGCTGGCGTTCTGCGGCGGCAGGGCGCCGATCCCGGCCGTGGCGAGGTGTTCCCGCAGGCCGTCGGCCTCCTCGGCGATCTCCTGGACGGCCTGCCGGGGGAGCGCGAGGACCGTCACCCGCGTCACCGCTGTATAGGTATAGGGCCAGAACGCCTCGGGATCGGTGAGCGGTTCGTCACCGAGGTGGTCACCGCCGGCGAGCGCGGCGAGCACGGTGAGGTCGCCGTACTTGCCCCGGCCGAGCCGGTCGACCCTGCCGTGCGCGATCAGCACGATCCGGTCCGCGGGCGTCCCCTCCTGGGCGATGACGTCGCCCGGAGCGTATTCGACCTGCGTGAAGCGCCGGCCGAGCGCGGTCAGTACGGCGATGTCGGTGAAGTCCCGCAGCGCCGGCAGTTCACGCAGCTCCTCGGGGATGATGCCGACGTCCCGCCCGGAGACGTCGAAGTCGATACGGCCGTCCCCGACCGTGTACGAGAGCCGGCGGTTGACACGGTACGTACCACCGGAGACCTGCACCCACGGAAGAAGCCGCAGCAGCCACCGGGAGGTGACGCCCTGCATCTGCGGCACCGTCTTGGTGGTGGTCGCCAGATTCCGCGCCGCGCCGGTCGTCAGACTCGAATGCGTACGGTCGCTGTCGGACCCGGAGAATGTGCCGGCCGAGATCGTCATGCGCGCGCCACCCATCTGTGCAGGTTGGAATACGTCCGCTCTCCCGACAAAGACGGTAATGGCGTTGTTTTTATCAGCACAATCGCTCGAAAGGGTGGCATGGAACGGAAATCGAATGGATAGATTTAGCGGAATCTGCCGCCGCAGGAACGAGGGCCGGGACGAGGGCCGGGACGAGCCGGGACAGGTCACGGGAGATGTCGGACGGCTGCCGGGGAGCATCCGGCCGGCGCCCATCGGCGCCGGTCAGGACCGCTCAGTGGGCCGGGCGCAGCAACTCCCCGCCCGCCTCCAGCGTCCGGGCCAGCCGCTCCCACGAGGCGTCGTCCCGCGCCACCGCCTCGTAGTGGTCACCGCTCGCCGTCCCCCACCGGCGCGCCACGGCCGCCGGGTCCTCGCCCAGCAGCAGCCCCGCCGCCTGCGCCGCCGCCCCGAGCGCGACCACCTCGCCCGCCCGCGGCACGACGACGGGCCGCCCCGAAAGCCGGCGTACGGTCTCCCGCCACGCCCGCCCCCGGGCCCCGCCGCCGATCAGCAGCAGCGGCGCGTCGGCCGGCGCGTCGGGCGCGACCGACTCCAGCGCCCGCAGCAGCGCGAAGACGGCGCCGTCGTAGGCGGCCTGGAGGAGCTGGCCACGGGTCGTGTCGTGGCGCAGCCCGTACAACAGCCCGGAGGCGCCGGGAAGGTCGGGGGTGCGCTCGCCGTCGAGGAAGGGCAGCAGCACCACCGGGCCCCCGGGCTCGACGGCCTCGCGGTCCAGACCGAGCAGCGCGGCCACGCGGTCCACGGCGAGGGTGCAGTTCAAGGTGCAGGCCAGCGGCAGCCAGTCGCCGCGCGCGTCGGCGAACCCGGCGACCGTACCGGTGGGGTCGGCCGGCCGGCGGGTGGAGACCGCATAGACCGTTCCCGACGTACCCAGGCTCAGTACGGGCCGGCCCGGCCGCAGACCGAGCCCGAGCGCCGCCGCCATGTTGTCGCCGGTGCCGGCCGCCACCAGCGCGCCGCGCGGCAGTCCCAGCCCCTCGGGCCGTACGGTCCCCACCACCTCACCGGGCCGGGCCACCCGCGGCAGCGCGGCGGGATCCAGCCCCACATGCCCCAGGATCTCCTCGTCGTAGGACTCCGTGGCGCCCGCCCACCAGCCCGTTCCCGACGCGTCACCGCGGTCGGTGACCGGCGCTCCCGTAAGGCGTTCGACGAGGTAGTCGTGCGGCAGCCGTACGGCGGTCGCCGCACGGGCCGCCGTCGGCTCCATCTCCCGCAGCCAGGCCCACTTGGCGACCGTGAACGCCGGCCCCGGCACGCTCCCCACCCGCCGCGCCCAGGCCCGGGCGCCGCCCAGTTCCCCGACGAGCCGCGCGCCGCGGCCGGCGGACCGTACGTCGTTCCACAGCAGGGCCGGGCGCACCGGCCGTCCCGACGCGTCCAAGGTGACCAGACCGTGCTGCTGGGCGGCGACGGACACCGCCGACACCTCACGCGCGGCGCGACCGCACTGGAACAGCGCCCCCTCCAGCGCCCGCCACCACTGGCGCGGGTCGCTCTCCTTGCCCGACCCGTCCGCCCCGCCGCAGACCGTGTGCGGTGCCTGACCCCGGGCCAGTACCTCGCCGGAAGCCGCGTCCACGACCAGCGCCTTGGTGGACTGGGTGGAGCTGTCCACACCGACGACGAGCGGCCCCGCCGCCCTTGAGACCATCGCGTTCTCCCTTGCCGGACCGTGGCGCGCGCGGCGCGCCGCCGGATCGTGGAAGCTTTGCCGGACCGTGGCGCTCCGCCGGGGCGCGGCGCGCGGTTTCGGTACTACCCGGGTGTGTGGCCGCATATTAGTTCGGCGACGGCGCATGATGGGTGATGCCGCCACAACACGGCCGAGGGAGCCGCCATGAGCCAGGAGCCCGCACCCTATGGACCCGCACCCTATGAGTCCGCGTCCTATGAGCCCGCACCCTATGAACCCGCGCCCGAGGACAAATTCAGCTTCGGCCTGTGGACGGTCGGCTGGCAGGGCCGGGACCCTTTCGGCGACGCCACCCGCCGCGCCCTGGACCCGGTGGAAACCGTGCACCGGCTGGCGGACCTGGGCGCGTACGGCGTCAGTTTCCACGACGACGACCTGATCCCCTCCGGGACCGACGGCACCGGGCGCGAGGCGGTACTCAAGCGGTTCCGGCAGGCGCTGGATGCCACCGGTCTGGTGGTTCCGATGGCCACGACCAACCTTTTCACCCACCCCGTCTTCAAGGACGGCGCCTTCACCGCCAACGACCGGGACGTTCGCCGGTACGCGCTGCGCAAGACCCTGCGGACCATCGATCTGGCGGCAGAGCTGGGCGCCCATACGTACGTCGCCTGGGGCGGACGCGAAGGCGCGGAGTCGGGGGCGGCCAAGGACGTGCGCGCCGCACTGGACCGTATGAAGGAGGCGTTGGACCTGCTCGGCCAGTACGTCACCGAGCAGGGCTACGGCCTGCGGTTCGCCCTTGAACCCAAGCCCAACGAGCCGCGCGGGGACATCCTGCTGCCCACCGTCGGTCACGCCCTGGCATTCATCGAACGCCTGGAGCGCCCGGAGCTGTTCGGCGTCAACCCCGAGGTGGGACACGAACAGATGGCCGGGCTGAACTTCCCGCACGGCGTCGCCCAGGCCCTGTGGGCGGGCAAGCTCTTCCACATCGACCTCAACGGCCAGTGCGGGATCAAATACGATCAGGACCTGCGGTTCGGCGCGGGGGATCTGCGCGCCGCGTTCTGGCTGGTCGATCTGCTCGAAACGGCCGGCTACCAGGGGCCGCGGCACTTCGACTTCAAACCGCCCCGCACCGAGGACCTGGACGGCGTCTGGGCCTCGGCCGCGGGCTGTATGCGCAACTACCTGGTCCTCAAGGAGCGCGCGGCGGCCTTCCGTACCGATTCCGCCGTCCAGGAGGCGCTGCGCGCCGCACGCCTGGACGAACTGGCCCGTCCCACGGCCGAGGACGGCCTCGCGGGCCTGCTCGCGGACCGTACCGCCTATGAGTCCTTCGATGCCCAGGCGGCGGCAGCCCGCGGCATGGCCTTCGAACAACTCGACCAACTCGCCCTGAACCACCTGCTGGCAGCCGTCTGAACGGGGTGGCCTACAGTGGCCCGATGCCGCTCGTCGAAGTCACCCATGCGCCGGATGTCACCGAAGCCGCCCTCCGTACCCTCGGTTCGGTACTGCCGCACTTGGTGTCCGAGGCGGTCCAGTGCCCGGAGGAGCCCTATGACGGGGACCTGCGGCCGGGCGATGTGGACGTACGGTTCCGCAAGCGGGGGCCGTTGGACGTCGGCGGCCTGGACGTCGTGATCGAGGTACGGTCCAAGTGGTTCCGGAGCAGGGCCGTCGACCGCCAGGAGCGTACGGACCTGCTCCAGCGAGGAGTTCAGACCGCGACCGGGCTCCGCGGCGTCGGTGTCTACCTGTCGCTCCCGGTGGCCGCATGGTCGCAAGGGGAGGACTGAAGCGGCGCCACACACCCGGTTCCACCGGCTTCCGGCAGGCTTCGGCGCTCAGCGGTCGATCCGCTTCCCGGACGGACCGGCGTCGGTGACCTCCCCCATCCGGGCGGCGGCCGGATCCAGCACCCGCGCCAGGAACGTGCGTGTCCGCTCGTGCTGCGGATGGCCGACCACCTGTTCCGGCGCGCCCTCCTCGACGATCACCCCGTCGTCCATGAAGACCACCCGGTCGGC
Encoded proteins:
- a CDS encoding N-acetylmuramoyl-L-alanine amidase; protein product: MTPARSLPSRRALLTGAAATATALTPLGATGAHASAHAAYPPVHWTPASPANYTAADRPAGYPVQLVVLHVTQETYADTVRIFQNPAKKVSAHYVLRSRDGYIGQCVREQDIAWHAGNWDRNTRSVGIEHEGWVDDPAWFTEALYRQSARLTAAVCDRYGIPKDRRHIIGHAEVPGTDHTDPGDYWDWAYYMKLVAAAP
- a CDS encoding phosphatidylinositol-specific phospholipase C/glycerophosphodiester phosphodiesterase family protein, giving the protein MNPYTRRTAVVSLTAALAAGLTTSAAARSRSAGRGAAPAGPAPRDARQAYGPAVAPAPLERAHAHNDYAHRRPLLDALSHGFGSVEADIWLVEGRLLVGHEESDLDRDRTLESLYLDPLRMRVRANGGQVYAGHPLPLQLLIDIKNSGASAYRELARRLLPYREMLSVSDHGRVRTGAVTAVVSGDRAARPPLEAEQVRHAFYDGRLGDLGTPAPASLIPLVSGSWEESFTWRGHGPMPAGERAALRRIVAAAHAEHRRVRFWATPDRPGAAREAVWRELLAAGVDHLNTDDLAGLERFLRAAG
- the xylA gene encoding xylose isomerase; the encoded protein is MSQEPAPYGPAPYESASYEPAPYEPAPEDKFSFGLWTVGWQGRDPFGDATRRALDPVETVHRLADLGAYGVSFHDDDLIPSGTDGTGREAVLKRFRQALDATGLVVPMATTNLFTHPVFKDGAFTANDRDVRRYALRKTLRTIDLAAELGAHTYVAWGGREGAESGAAKDVRAALDRMKEALDLLGQYVTEQGYGLRFALEPKPNEPRGDILLPTVGHALAFIERLERPELFGVNPEVGHEQMAGLNFPHGVAQALWAGKLFHIDLNGQCGIKYDQDLRFGAGDLRAAFWLVDLLETAGYQGPRHFDFKPPRTEDLDGVWASAAGCMRNYLVLKERAAAFRTDSAVQEALRAARLDELARPTAEDGLAGLLADRTAYESFDAQAAAARGMAFEQLDQLALNHLLAAV
- the xylB gene encoding xylulokinase, translating into MVSRAAGPLVVGVDSSTQSTKALVVDAASGEVLARGQAPHTVCGGADGSGKESDPRQWWRALEGALFQCGRAAREVSAVSVAAQQHGLVTLDASGRPVRPALLWNDVRSAGRGARLVGELGGARAWARRVGSVPGPAFTVAKWAWLREMEPTAARAATAVRLPHDYLVERLTGAPVTDRGDASGTGWWAGATESYDEEILGHVGLDPAALPRVARPGEVVGTVRPEGLGLPRGALVAAGTGDNMAAALGLGLRPGRPVLSLGTSGTVYAVSTRRPADPTGTVAGFADARGDWLPLACTLNCTLAVDRVAALLGLDREAVEPGGPVVLLPFLDGERTPDLPGASGLLYGLRHDTTRGQLLQAAYDGAVFALLRALESVAPDAPADAPLLLIGGGARGRAWRETVRRLSGRPVVVPRAGEVVALGAAAQAAGLLLGEDPAAVARRWGTASGDHYEAVARDDASWERLARTLEAGGELLRPAH
- a CDS encoding phosphodiester glycosidase family protein, translating into MRATATVLAAWSVLAGGAVAAGPPATATAHTTATATGKAPALGRAAPLAPGVEYRDVRVPVSRGVARAHLLTVDLAEPGVSADLLYPGAVGARAPVSRLADGRGAVGAVNGDFFNITEVQHPGVEATGAPVGPAIASGRTLKAAVPDGQRFGPALPPTTTTEDVLGVGYDRRARLDRLSLRGTARTPDGTLPLRGLNQYALPVNGIGAYTPLWGPTSRVRATCGTDTDRAAPCSQETYEVTVRRGKVVGVARVPGRGGVAKGTVVLVGREEGARQLRKLSPGDPVGVGYRLVSRRAVPLRFAVGGFPIVRNQEPLAGLDTVTAAVRTSAGIGEGGHVLYLLALDGAAGNAGMTVRELAELMDRLGAEDALNLDGGGSSTLVTREPGSPGSTVRNHPSDGAERPVPNAVGIFSRR
- a CDS encoding family 2B encapsulin nanocompartment shell protein, producing the protein MTISAGTFSGSDSDRTHSSLTTGAARNLATTTKTVPQMQGVTSRWLLRLLPWVQVSGGTYRVNRRLSYTVGDGRIDFDVSGRDVGIIPEELRELPALRDFTDIAVLTALGRRFTQVEYAPGDVIAQEGTPADRIVLIAHGRVDRLGRGKYGDLTVLAALAGGDHLGDEPLTDPEAFWPYTYTAVTRVTVLALPRQAVQEIAEEADGLREHLATAGIGALPPQNASGEAAISLAAGHSGEPALPSTFVDYDLAPREYELSVAQTVLRTHTRVGDLYNDPMNQVEQQLRLTIEALRDRQEHEMVNNREFGLLHAADLRQRVRTRSGPPTPDDMDELLATVWKDPGFLLAHPKVIAAFGRECSARGLYPTAVDFMGHSLPSWRGVPIFPCNKIPVTEERTSSVLLLRTGEENRGVVGLHQTGIPDEYEPGLSVRFMGVNDQAILNYLVSAYYSAAVLVPDALGILEDVEIGY